One window from the genome of Scatophagus argus isolate fScaArg1 chromosome 13, fScaArg1.pri, whole genome shotgun sequence encodes:
- the LOC124069393 gene encoding tripartite motif-containing protein 16-like: MKVKAKQLLLLRGEMAQKAVQLDHETFCCSICLDLLKDPVTTSCGHNYCMNCIKTHWDEEDERRIHSCPECRKTFTPRPVLMKNTMLADLVEQLKKTGLQAAPADSCYAGPEDVACDVCTGKKLKALKSCLVCLVSYCEKHLQSHYDVAQLTKHKLVEPTEKLQENMCSRHNEVMKMFCRTDQQCICYLCAVDEHKGHDTVSAAAERTERQREVEVSLQNIQQRIQDRQKDLKVLQQEVEAISRSADKAVEDSEKIFTQLIRLMEKRSSDVKQQLRSQQQTEVSRVLELQEKLEQEITELKRKDAELKKLSHTEDHTQFLHNYPSLSALSESTHSSSINIRPLRYFEDVTAAVSELRDKLQDVLRDTWTNVSEAEVDVLLPQPEPKTRADFLKYSCEITLDPNTANTQLLLSEGNRKATVMKQHQSYPDHPDRFTDLWQILSRESLTGRCYWEVERRGDGVRVAVTYKNISRSGGLNECGFGFNNISWALDCYKNRYNFWHNKVQTAVSGPPSSRVGVYLDHSAGILSFYSISETMTLLHRVQTTFTQPLYAGLRLYGYGSTAEFCKLK, translated from the coding sequence ATGAAAGTGAAAGCCAAACAGTTGTTGTTGCTGAGAGGTGAAATGGCGCAAAAAGCAGTTCAGCTGGACCACGAAACCTTCTGTTGTTCGATCTGTCTGGATCTACTGAAGGATCCGGTGACGACTTCCTGTGGACACAACTACTGCATGAACTGTATTAAAACCCActgggatgaagaggatgagaggagaatCCACAGCTGCCCTGAGTGTAGGAAGACCTTCACACCGAGGCCTGTCCTGATGAAAAACACCATGTTAGCAGATTTagtggagcagctgaagaagactGGACTCCAAGCTGCTCCTGCTGATTCCTGCTATGCTGGACCTGAAGATGTGGCCTGTGATGTCTGCACTGGGAAAAAACTGAAAGCCCTCAAGTCCTGTCTGGTCTGTCTGGTCTCTTACTGTGAGAAACACCTCCAGTCTCACTATGATGTGGCTCAGCTAACGAAACACAAGCTGGTGGAGCCCACTGAGAAGCTCCAGGAGAACATGTGCTCTCGTCATAATgaggtgatgaagatgttctGCCGTACTGATCAGCAGTGTATCTGTTATCTCTGCGCTGTGGATGAACATAAAGGCCACGacacagtgtcagctgcagcagaaaggactgagaggcagagagaagtcGAGGTGAGTCtacaaaacatccagcagagaatccaggacagacagaaagacctgAAGGTGCTTcaacaggaggtggaggccatCAGTCGCTCTGCTGATaaagcagtggaggacagtgagaagatcttcactcagctgatccgtctcatggagaaaagaagctctgatgtgaagcagcagctcagatcccagcagcaaactgaagtgaGTCGAGTCTTGGAGcttcaggagaagctggagcaggagatcactgagctgaagaggaaagacgctgagctgaagaagctctcacacacagaggatcacacCCAGTTTCTACACAACTACCCCTCACTGTCAGCACTCAGTGAGTCCACACACTCATCCAGCATCAACATCCGTCCTCTGAGATACTTTGAGGATGTGACGGCTGCTGTGTCAGAGCTCAGAGACAAACTACAGGACGTCCTGAGGGACACATGGACAAACGTCTCAGAGGCTGAAGTGGATGTTTTACTGCCACAACCAGAGCCCAAGACCAGAGCTGACttcttaaaatattcatgtgaaatcacactggatccaaacacagcaaacacacagctgttattatctgaggggaacagaaaagcaacagtAATGAAGCAACATCAGTCTTATCCTGATCACCCAGACAGATTCACTGATTTGTGGCAGAtcctgagcagagagagtctGACTGGACGTtgttactgggaggtggagcGGAGAGGAGATGGAGTTCGTGTAGCAGTCACATACAAGAATATCAGCAGATCAGGGGGGTTGAATGAATGTGGATTTGGGTTCAATAACATATCTTGGGCATTAGATTGTTACAAAAACAGGTATAATTTTTGGCACAACAAGGTCCAAACTGCTGTCTCAGGTCCTCCGTCCTCCAGAGTAGGAGTGTACCTGGATCACAGTGCAGGtattctgtccttctacagcatctctgaaaccatgactctcctccacagagtccagaccacATTCACTCAGCCTCTCTATGCTGGACTTAGACTTTATGGTTATGGATCCACTGCTGAGTTCTGTAAGCTGAAATAG